In one window of Chitinophagales bacterium DNA:
- a CDS encoding methyltransferase domain-containing protein: MKQENLYVHYGCGVTAPDNWLNFDATPTLRIQKIPIIGKLLASSLKGLTFPDNILYGDIVKGLPIANNSCKAIYCSHVLEHLSRQDCVIALRNTYALLQSGGIFRCVLPDLEKYIVRYQSDKIAGKTNAADIFMEGSYLGIPQRSKGLKNRLIEAYGNSHHLWMWDEVSLQHELQNAGFTQIRRCEMGDSSEPAFKTVEAPSRFIDHLAFECIK; this comes from the coding sequence ATGAAGCAGGAGAATCTTTATGTCCATTATGGTTGTGGCGTAACCGCGCCAGATAATTGGCTCAATTTTGATGCAACACCCACACTGCGCATACAGAAGATACCTATTATCGGCAAACTGCTTGCATCCAGCCTGAAAGGCTTAACCTTCCCGGATAATATCTTGTATGGGGATATTGTAAAAGGCCTGCCCATTGCAAACAATTCCTGTAAAGCCATTTATTGTTCACATGTTCTGGAACATTTGAGCAGACAGGATTGCGTGATTGCTCTACGAAATACATATGCGTTACTTCAATCCGGTGGCATATTTAGATGCGTTTTACCTGACCTTGAAAAATATATCGTTCGCTACCAATCTGATAAGATTGCTGGTAAAACAAACGCAGCAGATATTTTCATGGAAGGATCTTATTTAGGGATACCACAACGCTCAAAAGGTCTTAAGAACAGACTAATTGAAGCTTATGGCAATTCGCATCATTTGTGGATGTGGGATGAGGTGTCATTGCAGCACGAATTACAAAATGCTGGCTTTACACAAATACGCAGATGCGAGATGGGGGACTCCTCAGAACCAGCATTTAAGACTGTAGAAGCGCCAAGCAGATTTATAGATCACTTGGCTTTTGAATGTATTAAGTAA
- a CDS encoding DUF5009 domain-containing protein: MNQRYYSLDVFRGATVALMILVNNPGSWSHIFGPLKHAEWHGCTPTDLVFPFFLFAVGNALAFVMPRFEEAGQAAFLKKVLKRTALIFLIGLLLHWSPFVKWQDGHLVMKQWQNVRIMGVLQRIALCYGFAAIIVYYFKTKGAFVFSAILLIAYWLLSYFLGNPADPYSMQGFFGTQRDINLFGESHIYMGEGVPFDPEGLFSTPAAIVQVVFGYFTGQYIQQKGKNYEMLSNLFVAGLILIFAGLCWDMVFPINKKIWTSSYTLYTTGLAMLVIGILIYLIEFKEAKGAWSRFFDVFGKNPLFIFVLSGFLPRLTGLLRWSTGVNAETGEPTYTSFFPWFYNTFCKNISEDLRVGSLLYAILLIVFYWGICYVLDKRKIYIKV, translated from the coding sequence ATGAACCAACGCTATTACTCTCTGGATGTATTTCGCGGCGCTACTGTTGCCTTAATGATTTTGGTGAATAACCCCGGTAGTTGGAGCCATATTTTTGGTCCGCTCAAACATGCGGAATGGCATGGCTGCACACCAACAGACTTAGTCTTTCCATTTTTTTTGTTTGCCGTTGGTAATGCGCTGGCTTTTGTGATGCCCAGATTTGAAGAGGCCGGGCAAGCTGCTTTCTTGAAAAAAGTATTGAAGCGTACTGCCTTAATCTTCCTCATTGGCTTATTGCTGCATTGGAGTCCATTTGTAAAATGGCAAGACGGTCATTTGGTGATGAAGCAATGGCAAAACGTCCGCATCATGGGTGTGTTACAACGTATTGCATTGTGCTATGGTTTTGCTGCCATCATTGTCTATTACTTCAAAACCAAAGGTGCTTTTGTGTTCAGCGCCATATTATTGATTGCTTATTGGCTATTGAGTTATTTTCTGGGTAATCCTGCAGACCCTTATAGCATGCAGGGCTTTTTTGGTACGCAACGCGATATCAATTTGTTTGGCGAATCGCATATCTATATGGGCGAAGGCGTACCCTTTGATCCGGAAGGATTGTTCAGCACGCCAGCGGCGATAGTACAGGTGGTGTTTGGCTATTTTACCGGACAGTATATTCAGCAAAAGGGCAAGAATTATGAAATGCTGAGTAATTTATTTGTGGCGGGATTGATCCTGATTTTTGCAGGACTATGCTGGGATATGGTCTTCCCTATCAACAAAAAAATCTGGACCAGCAGTTACACCTTGTACACCACAGGACTGGCCATGCTGGTGATTGGCATCTTGATATACCTGATTGAATTCAAGGAAGCCAAGGGTGCTTGGAGCCGCTTCTTTGATGTATTTGGTAAGAACCCATTATTCATTTTTGTATTGAGTGGGTTTCTACCCAGACTCACAGGATTACTCCGTTGGTCAACTGGCGTGAATGCAGAAACAGGAGAACCAACATATACATCTTTCTTCCCATGGTTCTATAATACATTTTGTAAAAACATTTCAGAAGACCTAAGAGTAGGCTCACTTTTATACGCCATTCTACTGATAGTATTCTACTGGGGCATCTGTTATGTACTGGATAAGCGAAAGATTTATATCAAAGTATAG